The Marinomonas profundi DNA segment TAAAAACCAACTTGGTCTGTCGTGGTGGTGTCATCCGCAAATGGCTTCATTGCATAATCACCAGTCGTATCTTGCCCATAAACTGGATTCGTTAGGCTGAGGTTGGATACCCCTTGGGCGGCTCCTGTGGCTCGATAATAGACATAGTCATTCACTTCATGAGTATAATCAGCGCCGACTAGAAGAGTATGTTCATCTAGCTCGGCGATGAAATTTCCATTTAAAGTCATGCCCTTGCGTGAACGAACCTGGTCACGAAATTGGCGTTTAGTTTCGTCGTATGTTCCATCGTTGTTGGTATCTACTAAGGCATTTAGTTCATGGTATTTCTGGGTTTCGGTGTTTTCGAAGTAACGAACAGAAGCATGGCTGTCGAGCCAAGGGTTAATGCTGTGATCTAGGCGGGCTTGTAAAACTTGCGCGTCTAGTTCTTGGTAGTCGGATTTCTCGTTGTTGTTCCATGACGTATCCGCCAGAAAATTGCCATCGTCATCAGTAGGAATACCGCGTAGGCGTGCGCCAGATATGTGCTGGTGGGTGTCTGTGTATTGCACGGTTAGAGTGTTGTTGGAATCAATGTCCCAAGCGTAACCTAGGTCAATAATGCGATTTTCTTCTTCGACGTTATTGCGATAGGAGTCTTGGCCGTCTGAGTAAATGCCAACACGGTAGCGTTGCGAGGCGTCTTCGTTTACGGGGCCTGAAGATTCAATGCTGCCGCTTAGAAAGTCTTTGTTGCCCGCGCTGATTTTCAGGGTGTTTTTCTGTTCATACGTCGGTTTTTTCGTCACATAGTTAATCACACCGCCGGGCTCGCCTGCGCCGTAAACCGCACTAGAAGGGCCTTTTAGTACTTGAATTTGCTCAATTGTAAACAGTTGAGGGATGGAGAAATCACCAAAAGGGTCGCCTTTCAAACCGTCATACAGTACTTCGTCTTGGCTAAAGCCCCTTAATGTCACCGTGGAGACGTTGTTTTGTGACATGCCAGAAATAGAACGGTACAAATCGGTTATTTGTCTGGCGGCTTGGTCTTCCATTAACGCTTCGGTGACCACTTGAATAGACTGTGGTGTTTCGTCAATTGGCGTTGTGGTGCGAGTCGCCAATGCGGCTTCGTCTTCTTTGTAATACGACAGAGCGCGGCCTGTTACTTGCAGCGGTTGAAGTTTGACATCGGATCCTTCCTCAATTTTTGTCTCCCAGTCATTGAGATAATCATCGTCGGTGATGCTGCTTGAGGCGTTTTCGGCGAAAAGTGCGCTGGAGAATGCCAGCACGCCACAAGCCTGCATCATCATTAAGGGAGTTCTTAGCGTCATAATGTAAACCGGATAGTAAATGAAAAGATTGCGTATATTAATGTTTATGATAGTCATTTTCAAATGAGAATTGACCTACATTACTTACAATAGGTAAATTGAGGGGAATGGGCACAGTGGGGTGTTTCTAAGGTGTTAAGCCTTGCTGAATCATAAAGACTGAGCAAGATTCAGCAAGGCTTAGAGAAGGTTAAGCTTTTGCAGCGGCGAGTATTGATGCTTTGATATAGCCGTAAAGGGTATCTTTGAGTTGTAAGCGTTGTTTTTTGAGTTTTTCTTCTTGTAACGTCGAAGATGGAATAATTTCCTGCTCCATTCTTTCGACTTCTTTGGTTAGGTGATGGTATTCGTCGTAAAGTTTTTTGAAGTGAGTGTCATGTGCTTTTAGCTCTTGGATATCTTCTTTAAACTCAGGAAATTCGTTGATTAAGCTGTGGTCTTCGATTGGCATAATGGACTCCTATTGTATTGGCTTAGTGCTCTTCTAGCTTATCTCAGTCTGGCTTAGTCTCTGTTGATATTTATCACCTTATGGTTGTTTTCAGCGGTGCCTTTAAGTCTATGCAACTTTTCAGTTTTTGCTGGTTTCTTTTGTTTTTTTGACAAGATGAAAAAAGCCGCGTCTGTTTTACCAGCGCGGCTTAATTTTATGTTTTAGGGCACCGTTGAGCGTTTAAAAATTCAACTCGATTCTCGGTTTACTGCGGCTGGATAAATCGATTTCAGGCGAGCAGAGAAAAATGCGTGACGAGGCAATGCCATCTTTCACTAAGTAGTCTTTTAGGTGTTCGGCGCGTTGTTGAGCCAGACTGATCGCCGCCGCTCTGGTGTTATCGTCAATTGAAATAGGCGGTTTTTCTAGTCCTAAATCCAAGTAACTGGCGATGCCACAGGCTTTAAGTTGGCTGTCTTTTTTATCTTTCATTAAGGCGGTAAGTTGCTTTAAGAAAATTTCTTGTGACTCATTTAGCTCGCTGTCTTCGGCGGTAAATATCAGCGGTTCAACCCGAATTCTGAGCAGCTGCTCGCCTGCAAACTGGGCAATGGTAATGACATTGGCATAGGGCACAAAGGTTTGCATTAAATAGCTACTTGATGCGCTATAAAGGGCTTTTCGCACCGGTAATAATAAGAAATCTTGCCAGCCAAATTCGGGGTTCTCTATATCGCCAGACAGGGGGATGTCTAAGTCAATATTATTATCGCTGTCTTTTAAAATGCCGACAGCAATGTTAAGAGGAACCGCGCCTGCACGGACAACCGAGCTGCTTTCTTTTTGGCCGCCCAAGTCAAACTCTCTTAATAAAATATTCGACTTTCCATCTAATATGCCGTTCTTTGCTTTGAGTTTTAGGTCTAGGTTGAGTTGTCCTGAATCAATTTGATAGCCAAGAACATTGGCTATATAAGAAGAATAGGGCGGCAGCTCGGCTTCTTTGATAATGAGCTCACTGATCATGGTTAATTTGTCGGCAAGAGGGTAAATGCTGACATCACTTTGTATCGTGGTGTATTTGCCATTGCGGGCCTTTAACGCAAAGACGGTAGCTTGATCTTTGTCGTGGGTATTAAGGTTGCGTAAAGACAATGTTTCTATGTCGAGTGAGCGCTGTAAAGCGGGAGAAATACTCTTGTCTTGCACATAAATGCTGGAGGAGCCCGTTGTGTCGTAGGCGTCTAAAATAACATAATAGGGGGCCTTGAAAGCCGGCTTTTGTTCCGCATCTTGAGTGTTGTTGATGGCATTTTGGGCGTCTTTTTCCCTAGGGATATTGGCGCTTTGCGGTATCGGTTCTGGTGTTTTTTGGGCTTCTTGGTCGATGAAAACAAGGTTCTCAATACGTTTTTGTGAGTCTAGAATCAGGCTGATATTCATCGAATTGGTGGTGATCTGTTTGATATCAGCGCCATCTTGATTGGCTTTTACTTGCTCAATTTTTAGGTTACCGATATGGCCCAATGGCGGAAGTGATTGCTCATTTTTGTCTGTTATGGCTTGAGAAACGCTTAGCTCTGTTAGCTCTAATTGCGCCAAAGCGAGGTCGAAAAGTTCGCCTTGTTGGCTAAAGGACAGGTTATTAATGTTGCCGTTTTTCCATGCCGCAATGCGTTTGTTATGCGTTAATAGACTGTCTAGTGATTGGCTTTTCACGTTCAGATTGACGCCTTTTATCGCAGGAGGTTGCTGATCAACTTGGTCAAAGTCTATTTGCTCTGCGGTAAAAGTGGCACCACCTAATGAAAACTGTTTCCCATCGTCTTGCGTGGCTTTTAACCCTGCAATCTTGATGTCTAACTGGCTATTTTGAGCCGAGATGTTGTCGCCTTGTTGCTGAAAATTAATGTTATTAGAGACACTAAATTCATCATAATTGGCGCTATTTCCGGCTTGTTGTACCGACAGTCCATGGCTTTGAATATCGACAAGCAGTGACGCGGTTAGGGCTTCTTTGGTGTCCATATTAAAAGCCACGTTATTCAGTGCAACGTGCAGCTGTTTGTTTTGCAGCGCTAGGCTATCTAGTGAAAGAACCAATTCATCCATGTCCAATTCTGTCGCGGCAACCTTAGCGGTGAGACCCTGTTGTTTATCCTGTTTTAGGTCGAACGGTGCATTCAGTGTCAGGTGAGCAAATTGCACTGTTTGTTCTGCCTGGGCAAAGAATACCTTTTTGAGCTGTGCATCAAGCTTTCCCGTTGTTGCTAGCCCAAGCTCATCCTGCTTTAGCTCGAATGGCGTTTTCAGTGTCAGACTATCAAATACGACTTCGCGCTCTGCTTGGGTAAAAGAGAACTGTGTTGATTGCAAATCAAGACTGCCGGTGGCCATTAATTTGTCAGCGGAGACGAATTGAAGAGTGGATTGTGACAGCGCTAGTGATGTGGATTGGGTAGCAACCTTGTCTTGCTCGTTTAAGCGCAAATCAAGCTCGCGGATTTGAGTATCTAGCGTTAGATTATTGACCTCATAAACAGGCACGCCATCGACTTGCGTTTGGCTAAACTGAAAGCGGCTCGTTAAGTCTAATTGGCCTTTGCCTTCATTATAAGGCGAGGGTAAAAAGTGGCGAAAACTTTCTATCGGTAAGCGGGCGTTGATGGCGTCGACATTTGCTGTGGTCTGTTCTGGCGAATAGTTAAACTGACTATTGAAAGACAATGTTGCTTGATTGACTAAGGCTGATAAAGAAACCTCGCCTTTCCATGCCATTCCCTGACCCGATACATCTTTAATGAATAAATGAGTTAAGGCTAATGTGTCTGATTTTGCGGGAATATTTAGATCGACTTGACGAGACAGATTCACTTGGCTGTTGGTGATCGCAAATGAAGGCAGCTGTATTGTCCAAGGCGAATGGTCTGCCGCTTTTGGCGGTTCTGCTGTTTCTTGCGTTGTTTCTTCTGTGGCATATTGCTCGGTATTGATGCCGGCTATCACCCAAGTATTTTCCTGTTGCGCAACCTGCAGCGTCAGAGCGTCGATTTTTGCCTCAGAAATACGCAGAGTTTTTTCAACAAGAGGCCACAGCTCTATTGCGAAAATGGCGCGCTTCAGTGTGAGAGTGTCTTGGTTTTGGTCATTAATGACCATGTCGTTAAGGTCAATTTTAGGGGGGAAGAAATCAACAGACAGCTTGCCAAGAGTCATTTCTTTGCCTTGTTGTTGAAAATAATCGCTTAAATAATGTTTCGCAATAAAAGGCGTGGCGATCCAGATACTGGTAATTAAAGCCGTAATAACCGCAAATGGGTAAAATATAAAAAGTCGAAAATGTCGGCGTGTCATCATATAAAACCTTTCAAATACCTTAGTAACGTTAACGGATTTTATCTTTGTCTTCTGAGCGTATTGGCATGCGCAGCAAATAGGTCATAACGCATAAACCTATGACAATCAAAGCAATAGTCGCCCAAAAACGCGACACGATAAAGATCGAAATTGCCATGCCAGCCCACATAAAAATAATAGCGCGGTTTCTTGCTTTGCGAGGGATACCATCGGAAGACTGCCAATCTCGCACAATCGGACCAAAGAATTTGTGCTCAATGAGCCAAGTGTGGAAGCGTTTTGAAGATTTAGAAAAACACCAAGCTGCCAATAAAACAAGTGGCGTTGTGGGAAGTAATGGCAGAAAAATACCAATAATGCCAATTATCAGGGAAAGCCAGCCAAACAGTAAATATAAAATCCGCTTTCCCTGCATAAAATGCCTACTCTCTGGGTAAAGAAAAACCTAAATTCAGGATGAATAAAAACCTAAACACACAAAACGAGACGGTTATATCACTGCTTGGCGCTGATTAAGCGGCTATTTTCCTGAATGGAAAATAGCCCCCATGCTTTCTTCTGGGCCATTTTCGACAAGT contains these protein-coding regions:
- a CDS encoding TonB-dependent siderophore receptor — encoded protein: MTLRTPLMMMQACGVLAFSSALFAENASSSITDDDYLNDWETKIEEGSDVKLQPLQVTGRALSYYKEDEAALATRTTTPIDETPQSIQVVTEALMEDQAARQITDLYRSISGMSQNNVSTVTLRGFSQDEVLYDGLKGDPFGDFSIPQLFTIEQIQVLKGPSSAVYGAGEPGGVINYVTKKPTYEQKNTLKISAGNKDFLSGSIESSGPVNEDASQRYRVGIYSDGQDSYRNNVEEENRIIDLGYAWDIDSNNTLTVQYTDTHQHISGARLRGIPTDDDGNFLADTSWNNNEKSDYQELDAQVLQARLDHSINPWLDSHASVRYFENTETQKYHELNALVDTNNDGTYDETKRQFRDQVRSRKGMTLNGNFIAELDEHTLLVGADYTHEVNDYVYYRATGAAQGVSNLSLTNPVYGQDTTGDYAMKPFADDTTTTDQVGFYMQDQWKVTNQLDILAGARIDRFEEKYTDYKDKTATEYDDTGYSSRLGATYKLNEHMKPYVSVSTGFVPQSAADQESSKDGYFDPEESRQIEAGIRTYWLKNTLNVNLAAYRIIRENILQTDPNDDDLLVSVGKVRSQGIEIDVMADITPRWVANVSYAYNDTVVKEATSGIQYANGDRFANTPYNQLGLWTRYDFPSIDSSIAFGADHVSDQINRQGQTVKPYTIYDLSWQTRYEDWKFQLNIKNLLDKEYAVSGFTEKIGSFVGERRRVYISAAYDF
- a CDS encoding YdcH family protein, which produces MPIEDHSLINEFPEFKEDIQELKAHDTHFKKLYDEYHHLTKEVERMEQEIIPSSTLQEEKLKKQRLQLKDTLYGYIKASILAAAKA
- a CDS encoding DUF748 domain-containing protein, which encodes MMTRRHFRLFIFYPFAVITALITSIWIATPFIAKHYLSDYFQQQGKEMTLGKLSVDFFPPKIDLNDMVINDQNQDTLTLKRAIFAIELWPLVEKTLRISEAKIDALTLQVAQQENTWVIAGINTEQYATEETTQETAEPPKAADHSPWTIQLPSFAITNSQVNLSRQVDLNIPAKSDTLALTHLFIKDVSGQGMAWKGEVSLSALVNQATLSFNSQFNYSPEQTTANVDAINARLPIESFRHFLPSPYNEGKGQLDLTSRFQFSQTQVDGVPVYEVNNLTLDTQIRELDLRLNEQDKVATQSTSLALSQSTLQFVSADKLMATGSLDLQSTQFSFTQAEREVVFDSLTLKTPFELKQDELGLATTGKLDAQLKKVFFAQAEQTVQFAHLTLNAPFDLKQDKQQGLTAKVAATELDMDELVLSLDSLALQNKQLHVALNNVAFNMDTKEALTASLLVDIQSHGLSVQQAGNSANYDEFSVSNNINFQQQGDNISAQNSQLDIKIAGLKATQDDGKQFSLGGATFTAEQIDFDQVDQQPPAIKGVNLNVKSQSLDSLLTHNKRIAAWKNGNINNLSFSQQGELFDLALAQLELTELSVSQAITDKNEQSLPPLGHIGNLKIEQVKANQDGADIKQITTNSMNISLILDSQKRIENLVFIDQEAQKTPEPIPQSANIPREKDAQNAINNTQDAEQKPAFKAPYYVILDAYDTTGSSSIYVQDKSISPALQRSLDIETLSLRNLNTHDKDQATVFALKARNGKYTTIQSDVSIYPLADKLTMISELIIKEAELPPYSSYIANVLGYQIDSGQLNLDLKLKAKNGILDGKSNILLREFDLGGQKESSSVVRAGAVPLNIAVGILKDSDNNIDLDIPLSGDIENPEFGWQDFLLLPVRKALYSASSSYLMQTFVPYANVITIAQFAGEQLLRIRVEPLIFTAEDSELNESQEIFLKQLTALMKDKKDSQLKACGIASYLDLGLEKPPISIDDNTRAAAISLAQQRAEHLKDYLVKDGIASSRIFLCSPEIDLSSRSKPRIELNF
- a CDS encoding YbaN family protein — translated: MQGKRILYLLFGWLSLIIGIIGIFLPLLPTTPLVLLAAWCFSKSSKRFHTWLIEHKFFGPIVRDWQSSDGIPRKARNRAIIFMWAGMAISIFIVSRFWATIALIVIGLCVMTYLLRMPIRSEDKDKIR